The region AcatgttttcaattttttttaacttaaactataaatgtttaacaaataaaaaattgaatggttCAAGACAATGTATACGTATATCTCAGTCTTCTTAATTAGGACAGAAGATAAAGCCTCGTGCTAGTACTTCCTCCATTCACAAATTCAagcatttttaaaagttttactagAAATTACggtaaatattaaatacttttAATATCCCTAGGAGTTTACTTTATTGGAAAAGATCACAGCAACTACAAGCTAGTGTTCCTCTAGTGAGACGGCCAATACAGTGGTTGGATACTTGGATTGATAGATTTGAAAAGGAGTACTCAATAAATACTTATtattgtaaataaattttgaatgctaGGAATATTTCTCTTTGTGCACGAAAGAAGTACATAATAGATGTACATAGTTGTAAATAGtgtatgaaaaaaagaaaacttccAGCAGTACACACATGTTACCTGACAAACGGACTAATTTTATATTCAAAGTAGGATTAGGGCCACGTTCGGCTTgaggggataagttaatttatccctAGCACGAAAagcatagtaatagattagtacatgattaattattaaaaaatataaaatagattaatatgattttttaaaacaacttttctatagaaaattttagcaaaaaatataccatttagcggtttgggaagcgtgcacgtgaaaaacgaggtgtaagttaacttacgtGGGGCAAACTAACGCGGCCTAGCTATGTTTATTTAAgaaaccatatttttatataaataacagTCAGTTTTTTTCAGTATGCATTTATACTGTAAATTTCATCCTACGCTGTAACTTTCACATATTTACATGTGctttttaaacataatttaacCTGTACCGAAGGTTGTTCTGAGGAGGATTGGGAGCATCACGAACGACTCGTGACGTAGGATGTTGATGACAGCGAGCTGCGACCGATCGACGGGGAAGACGAGCCGTCGTTGACGAACAACAATCAGTCGCGCAGAGCgcttcccaaaaaccttattcccCCTCTCCTGATGCAGGACTTCACGAGAGCGACGGTTCCAGAGAATTGCTCTCTCGATCGCCGGTGCACACTGGCGAAGGGGATGGAGTAGACGACGGTGCGGTGCAGAATAGAGAAAAGACAAaccctagattgtttttcacgTACGTGCAACGAGGTAGCGGTTCggtatttataggaatttccGTTTCatgcagcaaaacaaaactacaaaagaaAGCCGCATCTGCGCAAGCACGGGGAGCCAATTTTGACGGACCATTCACGTGCATGTCGTGCTCGCACGTCACCCGACCCGTGCCCGTGCTCGAGCTAGGCTAGGCGAGCGAGCGCATGTtcctctatttcttttttgctaaAAGGCATAGAGAGCCCTCTTCTATTTAAGTATGTCTTACTCTCGTAGAACTAGTATGATGGTACTAAAGGTttacatgcatgtttttatGAGGTGaacttttatgatttttctagGAATTATTATACACATGGATGTTAGCCTAATCATTAATTCCAACATAGTCCCTGAGGCCATACGTAAGATGCTCATGAACTGAACTGAACCACGTGCTGCAGGATTGCCCTTCTTCTTGGATCCCCAGGGTGCGGCTAAAATACACTCCGAAAAGCAGTTTCTAGAAAGCTGAACAAAGGCCTCAAGGGATGCCTGCCACCGATCAGATCACATTTCACCCAACATAATTCTGCACCAATGCATTATTGTTATAGTGTATGTCGCAGCGAGATATAGTTCAATTAAATTTACATGGTGAAGACAACAAGGCATTGATTAGAAGAGTgctcatttttaattttatatattgttcatTCAAacaagttgatttttttgatgGCCCAAGTGTGGAAGACGGTTTTGGTGAAGAAAATGTCATGTTAAATTCAAATAGCAAATTTATCGTCCCTTTAAGTGCATGCtgttatgatataatttaagtGCATACTGTTATGATAGACGGAACTCAAGGAATATTTTTGAagtatctattttttttccactagCAACATGTGTGTGCATTGCAATGGAATTTTTAagtatctgtttttttttttgaacgacTAAAAATCTTGTAGTAACAATATAAGGTACAACCCAATAAATTACCTAATGTATATTTGAAATGTGGGCTTTAACGATTTTCTCAGAAGTTcatatttttcacaaattgTACCATTTAGGGCTGTTAATGAAAAACATTAGATTTTAGTCGTTAGTGGCAAGGTGGTAAAATCGAAAACCGGATCAGATTTGTGGATCAATCGGACTAATTGACTAGAAGATGGATTGGACTCATTCAACATCGCCGAGGAAGACGGCGAGCTGCAGCGGCGTGGGAGGAGCGATCTGCGGAGGAACACTCAGTCAACATCGCCCTCCTCTCCATCCCTCGGACCCGTGTCCTCCCTCGCATGAGAGCTTCCATGACGGTGCCGTCCTCCAGAATGACAGCTTCTACGGccgtagcggcggcggctccaaGCTCTTCACCACCACTCACATCGAAGGAATGCCAAGAGCCGCACAGAAATAGGAAAAAGGGCGGTCGTTGCTGCCAAGCCCGAACATCCATTGGGATTGGAAATTGATAACATCTGTAGCTTTCTGAGGAGGGAGATAACATCTGTTTTAGAAATTGGGATTGGAAATTGATGTGAATTGAGACCGTGATTCAGTACTGAATGTGATTTATGTGATTCAGTCCTTTATTGggtcattttatttatgacaAAATCAGATTGAGAATTTCAGATAGCAATGGCAGAAAGTTGACAGGCTTGGACAGTGAAACACTGAACATTAAAATGTGATACTCTTGTTGCTGCATTGGACATTTGATGCCTGAATATATCTTTTTCCATGAAGTTTTGCTTTCaagatagcaaaagaaagccatacatatatacatcattGATTGATGCCAATTTAAGAGTAGGACTTTAACAGGATGGCCAAAACATAACTGTTTCACCAGGCTGTTGCCAAAACAACATTAACCATAGACACAAAAGTTCTCATGATTCTTTCCCTAGCTCCATCATGGTTGTACCACAGTATTGCAAACAAACTTGGGTTATTCTCCAGAACATGACCTCATTACTAAAAATGCATCGTCGACTAAAAGATCAACATTTATCGGCCCCTGTAAAGTAAAAGATTAATCATTCATTgctttttacatattttcataGCTATTTAGGTGCATGTATTACCGTCAAAAGCTGAGTGAAGCTATTCAGGTGCATGTATTCTCCAGGCTCCTTGTCAATAGCAAAACTATCTTCTACCACTTGTGCTGCACCAACTTGGAGTGCATTTTCCTTAGTCTTCTGTTTCTTCCAACAAAATAATGTAAAAGGATGAAGTGAGCATACGACTGAATAGTAACATGGTATTGCAATATCTTTCTAGAACATACCTTCAGACTTTTACTCTTTTTACTTTGCTGTTGTTGTCCGATGTTTCGTTTTTTATCAAGCCAATTTCTTTTTCGCTTTGAACTTCTAACACGaacctcctttttctttaggCATGCATTACCCAACAAGTTATTTGGGGGCATAACCTCCGTGTGGGTTGCACTTTGATCCGAAGTACTAGCACATCCAGTGAGGTGCTCTTCAATTTGCTTGCTAAGAATATCAAGTGTATTATTTACTAACAGTGTGCACTCAGGATAGTTAGCAGCTTGTTGGGCCAAAATGAGAAATTTGTGGGCTAAAAACCCTAAGTAATATCAATTATCTGACATGAGTGAATATATAGGAAGTAGTCGATCGTTGTAGCCCAACCTTCTCCTTCACATGCATACACCTCATGACACAACTATGTTGATCAGCACTGCAATAAAGCGGCGTCTCTATTGGTATCCACATGTTGAGGGAAGCAACGCCGTGCGCGGATGTGCTAGCGATTGAGTGAGGCTACGGTTTGGCTCGGGAGGAGAATGATTAGGGATTTCTCACAGATTTAACCAACCTCCTCAATCCTGTGTATATAAGACCCAAAACTGAGCCTACAAGGTCCATTGGATTCCTACTCAAATGCCTATCCGAATTGAGTATGTATTAGATCAACATCTAATACTCATATTCCAGTCTATTAAGTGTGTGAACCATAGGTTCATAAATACTTGATTATAACTCGAAAACTTATCTTTGGTCCACATGCCAATAGTGGCTCCTAGTAGAACATATTTACCCGCCGagcaaacataaatattacatCGGTTCAAGTGTATCTTTGTATTAATCTCTTTGCTTCACGATATTGATTAAGCTCAAGGCTAGATATGTGTTATTCTTTCAATAGCTAAATCATTCACTCGATCATGTAATAGCTTACTTGACTTGTGATTGActtcttaattacctttggCTTAGCCATGCACTTCCATAATCTATAAGAACAAGGAGCCTAGAGATTTCTCTCCAATGGATGTGCAAATTCCATCTTATTATTTACATCCTACTACATATTTCATGGTATGCCCAAGGACTACTTTATAACTACCTAACCACGATATAGCATTTAGTTGTCCTTAAGCAATCCACAACACATGCTAGGAACCATTATAATATCAAGTCTAAGGATCATACATCAATTCTTAATGAGAACATTGATGGTACATCACATATAGCTCCCTTAGTGTCTTACATTGGATCTATCTAATATTATGTTCTTTAACATGTGTCCACATGATCGATTTGATATCTACATGTCATGATCTATGAGACATGACCATTAATCAGTACATGTGCTGATCATCTAGTCAGATTTGTGGCATATgtgatatttaattaaagaaCCTTTGAAGAAATATtaacttacaatataaaaagtcttataaacGAATCACACATTCAATAATCAATAATAagttattatctaaaaaataatgtattataaatatataaatatagtatgTGACACAATCATCTCTATAATTGCCTCTACAGCATAtcacttgtaggatcgaaacagagttaaacacacataccagaggggggtgaatggtagtaTGTCCGAGGCTTGCGTACGTACGTCACGTGGAATTGGTTTCGGTCACAGGCCTGCGTGCGTCTGTGAGAGTAGGGAGACCGAGAGTTGTTTATTTTGGATTCTATTCTtattagagatagatttgTTGGTATAAATAGGAAGCGAGCGGTATATCTTCGGTGtgtattttttgagatttagttgttgattctagatcgacgattttgataggaatgatgttggtgcactttgtaaataccagttgatgcaataaagttgaGAGCATTCAATCTAGATCTTCTACTTTCTGCTTTTATTTACTGGTGATTTTCTGGATCccgacgatctgatcggcggcaTAGGAGCAACACGATCAAGATAATCTCAGGAACGGTgtaaccagaggtaatcttttattttcgctaaaagattttttgggttttggttctaTCTACCATTCACCCTCCTCTGGTATGTgtgtttaactctgtttcgattCTTCAATTGGTATTAGAGTCTGACTAATTTAACATCTTTGGACCGATGAACACAGTGTGTGAATGCCTGATGGACCGTGGATGCCTGTGGGGCCCATATACCTGATGGACCATGGGCCGGTGGGGGCCTGGATACGGTGAAGGGGCGGTGAAGGGCTGAGGAACACCAATGTGTGAAGGGAGagattgttgaatagtccTACATTGGTTGTGGATGGGCAAAAGATCTAGGATATAAATGGGGGAGCCCCTTATctcaatggctagcttttgaggtggGAAAGGCCCTTTAGGATCCTACATCACTAACATTTCCCAGTTGCAATAGAGTCAaccatatactacctccgtttcatattataagaatttttagttttttctagattcatccattgatgaatgtatataatttgtatatatgtctagattcattagtgtctatatgaatctaggtaagactagaaagtcttacattatgaaatggagggagtaagtaTTTAATACCCATTATATCTAGCTGTTGAGATGGAGTAGAGGTGGAAGATAAACATCACTAGTTCAAAGAAGTAGCAGCCAAACACAACATTAAGGACACATACAGACGAGAAAAATCAACAAATTGGCAGTAGTAGTAAGaacccaaaaagaaaacaaaatggtaATTGCCGTAAGAACCCCTTCCAAAGCAGTAGTTGAGGTGTTCGTGTGATCCATTAAAATAGTTaaaggaagaaaaatgaaatttggaATACATCAACAGTAGTAAATTTTACTCAATTTATGCACTAAATTTGTTGGATCATGTGTAGACGTTGCTAGCAATGACCCATGCAGGTGAGGTTCAATGCCGATGAATCTGACTGATACGCTCCACGGTGCCGGAGGTTCGGTGTCGTTAATCGTGAGTCTGTTTAGAAGAGTTTAAGATTCGTTAGTGAGAAACTATCTTCTAAAAAGCTAGGTTTTCTAGGTTCTGACTTCTACTTAATTTTCGAAATTCCACAACTTCGGATTCTCGAAGCTGAGTGCTGTTGCTGCTAAAGATTACCTGAAAAAACCGCGGCCGACGTTACCTCTCCTAGACTGCAGGGTCATCGACAGCTTTGATCAATCGAGCTCGATCCAGGGGCTACGCCGTGAGAGACACTGCATCCGCATTCAGGACGACAAGCTAGCTCTCAATGGCGACACTGCCTCCGTTGATGTGGAGCTGCTGCAAAGGCAGGCAACCAAAGGTTCGCTTAAGCATCGACTCCACACACTCTGCATCTTAAGTCGTACTCCCACCGtccccaaaataaatcaattttttactttttacctataatttttgactcttcgtcttattcaaatttttttcgattgatatttttgtttttattagataataaatcatgaatttttttttaatttcctaaatttttttttcaaataagacagatagtcaaacgttggacacggaaaccggagaattagtttttttgggacagagggagtagggTTTAATTCGATTCAAATTTGTAATGTTTTAAGCTTTCATTTGCCTACCAACAAGTGTACACTTTCTGTtgcatcttatttatttatttagttgacAATAACATGTTgtctgctctttttttttttgtgtgcgtGTGTCTTCGAATTTCCCCCACATTGTTAAATAATAAACTTGATATTAGAAAGGACCTTTTGAACCACTAGCCATCAGCCCATCAACACGTCCATTTGCATAGGCAAGCATAAGAGTTTTCTTCTAACttgtatattaattatatatactcaCGTTCTGTTTTATCTTTTCAGTCATATTAGTTTTTAGTGTGAATTTAATAGATTTCTAAATTGTAGTTCTACATGGACTCTTTACttgatattattattatccaaATTCACAATATTTGTAATCTTACTCTTACATGAACTCTTTTCTCcatagtaattattttttaatttatgttttagatattcctaaattttatttgtatgatcGATAATACTTACTTTTAATCAAATTTGTAGATATGTCTAcatttttcataatatttgttccttaatttgtatttttgatAATAGTAAGTTTATTTGTATTCatactcttattttttttattttaaatccaaattttgatgtttctaaattgcaTTTCTATATCGACTCTTCTCtcagtattaattatttctatatttgtaatacaaattttatatattttctctaaattgtatttctacacATACTCTTCTTTAAATAGTTTGAACTATATTGAGTTTGATGAACTTCGTAAGCATGGCAATTTGAAGGACACTTTACTTGCTAAATCTAATTTGTAATGTCTTCGTAATTGCATTTTCATATCTTTGGCAAATATCTAGTTAAGTTATagtaatacttcaaatatgaaaGGAATGAAACAAAGTTTCTAATAGAAAAGATGGTACAAATTCATTTCCTCTGCTAAAGTAACTgcaaaaaagataataattgCCAAACAATTCTTCTAgaaataaatcataacaaactAACAATGCAATCCACAATGTACTAACAAAGATGTAGTACTTGTGATTTAAACGAAACAAATTTAGAAGCATCAGCCACACCAGCACGCTTCTCTTCACGAAGTTGTCCCCATTGCGGCACAGTACCCATCATGGGTTGGATTCTCTTTTTGGCTGAACAATAGAGGGCAGTGGCACCTTAATGTCAACTCCAAAGAGACGTATGGTCTTCACTGCAGGTGGTGTCGCAACGAGGAACATGGATTCAAGAATCGGTGGCATCTCTGTCATGGGCTCTGGTATTGGGCGCACCACCGAGGTGCGGTgtcgacggcgcgacgacacAGGCAGCGGCAGTGGCAGCGCCCCTGAACGTCCTGAGGATGTTTGCCTTCTCTGTCCACGGCCACCAACTTCATTCACAGCACGTGGCCTGGCTTGTCCTAACGGTGCAGACAAGCCATGAGGTGATGTGGCGAATGAACAAAGGTTTGCACGAGCCCCTGACCTATAGCAGATGAAGAGTCGACTGCACACAGCTCCACGGAAGAAGGAGACGGTGTCTCCGGCTTTGAGGCCCTTCTCACTAACAAAGCATCGCCAGCCTTTGGTCAGGCCATGAATCTTCTTGTTCCCCCAATACCTGAAGTGCCACTGCTTCCCAGGCACCACGCCATCCTCGACGAAGACGGTGAAGTACCCGTCCTGGTCCTGGACCATCCTTCCTAGTTTCCAAGCATGCTCTTCTGGAATCCCAAGCCATTCGGTGCTCCCACACATGTCGCTTGGCATCAAAAGCTTCTCAAAGAGGTACTCCATCTCTAAGACCTCTATGTCGGCTACATCTTCAACACCAACGGTGGTAGCGGAGAGTGGTGCAGAAGCTGCCATAGAGGAGCCGTTGAACTTGTAGCGTGGGACAATGGGGTAGGATTAGTGCAAATTTGAGGTCCACAATATCGGGATATATAGGAGAGATGGAAGCACACATTCACACTAGCGTGGCTATAGTGGAAACAAAGTGTAGCCTGGCACATTcttggattatttttttatgtaaatgcTGAATTGTTATCTGCTTATCAAAGATATTCATTTCTCACTATTTTGGCAATACTAGTATTGATAGACACATGCGTTACTGTCATATCTTTATTCTCTTCATGGCTATAGAAGAAATCAGCGTAAAATTGATAGTACTACTGTATATGGAAAAAATACAATGATAGACAGCTGTAGATAATGTGATGTGAATACATAATATTATGGCAGAGCACATATATGAGAAAACACAATGACAGATGAACATATAACTTCAACCTTAGATAGCTTTTTGATGGCATAACGATTCTCCCCTTAAATCTAGCACATTCACTAGAGTGAATGTTTTTTCCATCTCATGCTATATGTGGCAGTGCAAATGCCAGCTCACAAATGCCAACTAagctatttatttataataagaacATGGCAAGTATTATTGTTGAATCAATAGTGAGCAAATTTCTATGTGGTGATGAGATGGCAATAGTTGTGATGAGGTAGCATTACTTGTCGGTAGCGAGGGAGCGATTCTCATTTTCCCAAACTGAGGTTATACCAAATGATCAATATGTCAAGCATATGACGATATTAAATCCATATTTGTTTCAGTTAAGGATTActgtaatctagattatatagaaacaaattgaaactaagtattaaattatttttgactggatttaagtattaaattatTGTGACGACTTATTATAATCAATAGCCAATATTACTGTAATATGGTAAACTTCtctaaggatgtgtttggttgcaaGGTTGGGATGGGTTGGGACAGATCCAACCCATTTCTGACCCTGTTTTATTGGTGAATGGGTGGGATGAGTTGACCcctgttgacgctgaaaacaACAATCAGCGGTCACACACGTAtgcctgggaatcaatcttagaccattccagtgcgggacctaattcttagaaatactggacgtactagtcagtttgatcttgtaactgacaagatataacacggaaaacagttaaccctaaaatcgctatcggccggatagccgatgccgtcccaggaccctagccgatagactagacgatcgaCTTCTCAGGAATTTTATtataacaattataaatatgcccaatcggcTGAGTCGGAAGTAGGATAAACACCGAGAAGCCCAATCAATCaactaatcttaaaagatcggaccgaaccgagatagtcttaagattaatcggccGATCAGACCATCGCAGAGCTTATCAAACATGAGATCAACAGCCAATACGAAACTAGATATGGAATTGAACATAAACTGGGCTGCTATGCTAATTATTAACATCAAACAATGACTAACAACATATCTATACTTATaccagacctagaagatcgaatctaatcgagacagtatagCTCTAGGCACAATCATACATGATATCAGCGGAATATTATAGCATGCAAATAACGAGATAGCAAACCGACGTAATCCATCAATTAATCCATTAAACTCAACCGGTCGGACAGATGTCTATGGACAGATCATACCAAAcgtacatagatcagacctaacctaGACAGTATGCAGTTTCGCATGATATaaccatagaaacatgaagattaCTGAGTTAACCAACTAATCAGtgaattactcaagataatgctggctaaaactccagcgataagcctcTACGAATCCCCAACCCAATCCGGCAACGTGGACGCAGTAAACCAGActgatcggactgaaccgagacagaaccaGGCCAACTGGAACAACATTACCAGGTTGAAAAGAGGAATTCGCAGAGACTTGAACGAGCACTAATACTACTTCAAACTTAAAGCAGATCAAAGCAGTAGTAGAACTCaacccgccgatcaaccaaacagaaggtcagacttaaccgagacagttctgtcttagttgatcgacgggttttgacgaacTAGAATTTACATtacgaagctgacaaaccccgcgccaaaagctcaagcaagtcaaaggtttgaggcgatgcgccaagtttgATTGATCTggagataatttacaaggaccccggacacttatatttatagccctgGAAAATAACTAAgcggataagaatccgctactACCTAACTTTACACTGtccggactctaattaaataacagaatcctaaacaaacttcgagataaatcctaattaatctacacggatTCATAGTTAAATACTGAACCTATCTCCAAGCTTttaggcccaatcggactcttaCTCCTGTCCGATCCGGACTCTATCGGCCGCAAACACAACACACCCAGTTTCCTCCCTTCAGCCGATTCGAGCCTTCTTATCTGATTTGGTCTTCAACCGTGTTTCATCCTGTAACGACTATTTAcaaaaatctggcgttaacaacCCCTGAGATGAATATTTCTCATAGATACAGGTCCAACTCATCTCACCAAAATGGCCGGACCGATCCATCCCAGGATGACCACGACGCATAGAGGTGGTatccatttcatttattaaatttatttaaaatatattacttgtataaataaacaTCTAATTACTTGagtttattcatatattaatcctagtattcaatattttatttttggatatgGGAGGTAACCTCCATCCCATCTCATCGCTCCAACTAAACAAAAATCAGGTACAActcatcccatctcatccctcccactaaacaaaaaacaggaTCCAACCTAcccctccaaccaaacagaaaaataagacCAATCCAATCTACAATCCAGAGAAGGATACAAACCAACCCACCTCGTTCACAAACCAAACGCATCCTAAGGGTACTTgttctagattattgggtggCTAAAGACCACTACCATTTGCGTACTTAAATAATTATCCACATTGTCATTCATTAGCTATTTGAGCTAATAATAATCCAACTTATAATTATCTGActtaataatttagattataataatcataaGTAGAAGCAGACATGGCCTAAGATATCTCAAGCTTATCTATATATTTCCTATGACAGTATGAAGGGATTATGTGTATAAACATAGAGCCACCAAGGCCAGGATTTGTCGAGCCAATCAATCTTGACAATTCCCAAGAAGTTGTGTCTATAGCCATAATAGAGCTCTCCATAGACAGAGTGAAGATATACCTTCaatgttttaataaaataacatgaGCAACGTGTcaccaaacttttttttttttgcttgaacTAGTGAGGTTCCAATTTTGTTGGTCAACTACATAGGTTTTGTAGGAACTTTatagttttggaggaaaacaaaagaaatagagGATTAGATGGCCTTAACACACCTCGACCAACCTTTTTACATCCCAAATGCCCTTGTTGTGGTATGGCTGATCTTACCGATTCTCAACTGACATAACATGGCTCAGCCAAACTTGCTAAAACCAGAGTCACATTGTAAATGGCTAGAAAGGTTGGCCTAGCACAACCAGCTGGGCTGCCCAAGAGGTGAGCTCAAGGCCCAACCAACCCCTATTTCTCCCTATAACCCTAGAGGGGTGAATGCTCCCTGGCTGGCA is a window of Oryza brachyantha chromosome 8, ObraRS2, whole genome shotgun sequence DNA encoding:
- the LOC102702875 gene encoding B3 domain-containing protein Os02g0455800-like — its product is MAASAPLSATTVGVEDVADIEVLEMEYLFEKLLMPSDMCGSTEWLGIPEEHAWKLGRMVQDQDGYFTVFVEDGVVPGKQWHFRYWGNKKIHGLTKGWRCFVSEKGLKAGDTVSFFRGAVCSRLFICYRSGARANLCSFATSPHGLSAPLGQARPRAVNEVGGRGQRRQTSSGRSGALPLPLPVSSRRRHRTSVVRPIPEPMTEMPPILESMFLVATPPAVKTIRLFGVDIKVPLPSIVQPKRESNP